In Drosophila santomea strain STO CAGO 1482 chromosome 3L, Prin_Dsan_1.1, whole genome shotgun sequence, a single window of DNA contains:
- the LOC120448557 gene encoding ecdysone-induced protein 78C isoform X2, whose translation MCSIASSPSELGGCNSANNNNNNNNNSSSGNASGGSGVSVGVVVVGGHQQLVGGSMVGMAGMGTDAHQVGMCHDGLAGTANELTVYDVIMCVSQAHRLNCSYTEELTRELMRRPVTVPQNGIASTVAESLEFQKIWLWQQFSARVTPGVQRIVEFAKRVPGFCDFTQDDQLILIKLGFFEVWLTHVARLINEATLTLDDGAYLTRQQLEILYDSDFVNALLNFANTLNAYGLSDTEIGLFSAMVLLASDRAGLSEPKVIGRARELVAEALRVQILRSRAGSPQALQLMPALEAKVPELRSLGAKHFSHLDWLRMNWTKLRLPPLFAEIFDIPKADDEL comes from the exons ATGTGTTCGATCGCCTCCTCGCCATCGGAGCTGGGCGGTTGCAATAGTgccaataacaataacaataacaacaacaacagtagcaGCGGTAATGCCAGCGGTGGCAGCGGCGTGAGCGTCGGCGTTGTCGTTGTGGGCGGACACCAGCAACTGGTGGGCGGCAGCATGGTGGGCATGGCGGGCATGGGGACGGATGCCCACCAGGTGGGCATGTGCCACGACGGACTGGCGGGAACGGCGAACGAGCTCACCGTCTACGATGTCATCATGTGCGTGTCGCAGGCGCACCGCCTCAACTGCTCCTACACGGAGGAACTGACCAGGGAACTCATGCGTCGTCCCGTGACGGTGCCACAAAATGGG ATTGCCAGCACAGTGGCGGAGAGTCTGGAGTTCCAGAAGATCTGGCTGTGGCAACAGTTCTCGGCCAGAGTGACGCCTGGCGTTCAGCGGATTGTGGAGTTTGCGAAACGCGTACCTGGCTTCTGTGATTTCACCCAAGACGACCAGCTTATACTCATCAAGCTGGGCTTCTTCGAGGTCTGGTTGACCCATGTGGCCAGGTTGATCAATGAGGCGACACTGACACTGGACGATGGTGCCTACCTGACGCGCCAGCAGCTCGAGATACTATACGAT TCTGACTTTGTCAACGCCTTGCTGAACTTTGCCAACACCCTGAACGCCTACGGGCTGAGTGACACCGAGATCGGACTCTTCTCGGCCATGGTGCTGCTGGCCTCGGATCGAGCTGGACTCAGCGAGCCCAAGGTGATCGGCCGGGCCAGGGAACTGGTGGCCGAGGCGCTGCGCGTACAAATCCTGCGCTCGCGGGCAGGATCCCCGCAGGCACTGCAACTGATGCCGGCGCTGGAGGCCAAGGTACCCGAGCTGAGATCCTTGGGTGCCAAGCACTTCTCACACCTAGACTGGCTACGGAT